Below is a genomic region from Flavobacterium ginsengisoli.
GTTTTAAAAACACTTTCGATTAGTATTTCTGACTTCGGAAAAATGCCACATGTAGAACAAAACATGAAAGATCGCGATGGAAAAATACAGCATTATTCGGGAGTTCCTGTCATTGAATTGTTAAAAGAAGCTGGAGTAACACTTGGAAAAGAACTCAAAGGAGAAAACTTGACGAAATATATGCTAGTACGAGCAAGTGATGGCTACGAAGTTATTTTTTCGTTAGCAGAATTAGATCCAGCTTTTACAAACAGAGTAATTATTCTAGCAGATAAAAAAGACGGAAAACCACTAGAAGATGGGATAGGACCATTTCGTTTGGTTGTACCTGATGAAAATAGACCTGCACGTTCTGTTCATGAAGTTTCAAATTTAATTATTCGCTTTGCGAAGGAATAAATTAGGAATTATGCGTCTCCTTTTTGAATGACATTCAATTCTTTATTAAAAGAATTTCTATATTTTTTAATGTATTCTGAAGGTTTCATTCCAAACAGCTTTACAAACTGCTGACGG
It encodes:
- a CDS encoding molybdopterin-dependent oxidoreductase, whose product is MRERFLAIIFLATLFFANISDSLYAQNSSKEPVVKIEGEVLKTLSISISDFGKMPHVEQNMKDRDGKIQHYSGVPVIELLKEAGVTLGKELKGENLTKYMLVRASDGYEVIFSLAELDPAFTNRVIILADKKDGKPLEDGIGPFRLVVPDENRPARSVHEVSNLIIRFAKE